Genomic segment of Candidatus Zixiibacteriota bacterium:
GAACTTATCACGACCTTGATACCGATCGGTCGCGCCGCGCGAGCGAATGCCGCCGCCCGCTCGAATCCGCCAAGGAGTGTCGGTTTGAGCACGATGGCCCCGACATAATCGTGATCCGACAACCGGGCGGGTGTTATTGCCAACAGGCTTTCGTCGAGCGCGACCGACATTCGCGTCCGCTCCGCGAACTCGCGCAGCCGTCCCGACTCGGCGAGCGGTTCTTCGATATACTCTACGTTGCAGTCGGCAACAGCGCCTGCCAACCTGAGAGCGTCGTCATATGACCACGCCCGGTTGGCATCAAGGCGGATCGACATGTGATTGCCAAGGGTGCGATGCAGCTGCATTGTGCGCGCTATGTCGCCGTCCAAGGACCGTCGGCCGACTTTCATCTTTACCGCCCGGTAGCCGTCACGTAGGAATCGATCGGCACTTTCGAGCAGCGGCGTATCGTCGGTGATAAGGCCGTTCAGGTGCAGCCTCTCGGCGGGGTGTGTCGCAAGCAAATAGGCCGGCGGCTTCCCGGTTTCTTGCGCCAGGGTGCTGACGATCGCCGTCTCGAAAGCGAAGCGAACCGACGGCGATAAATCATACCTGGCCAGCCAAGCATCGAATGCCCCATCCAGCCTGGTGAGGTTCTCATCGATGACAGCGCCGGTGAGTCCATGCCTGAGCACCTTCAGTTGTCTAAGCGCGTCTTCGAATTTCTCCGGTGAGTACCCGGGCAATGGAGCAGCCTCACCCCAGCCGTGTGCGCCGGAGTCGGTTATCAGCTTTATCAGAAGGCCCTTGCGGGTCAGGTTGCTTTCGGGCTGCCCGGGCAGCGGTCGCACCAGGGGCAGGGAGTAGGAAAAGAGCTCGACAGCGGCAATCCTCATAGTATCCAGCCAAGGGAGAATACTGCACTGTAGACCAGCAGCAGGCGGCCGGTGACTGCCAGGCAGTCGTTCAGGTCCCGCCCGGTAACCGTGGCTACCTTGCCCATGGCTATAACCGACGGCACGACTGTCAGCGAGGCCAATATCGCCAGGGGCGGACCATGAAACAGCAGCGCCAGTACCAGCGGGACTGTGCACGCGGCAAAAAGCGACCAGTAGTATTCATGGAGGGCGAACCGCCTGCCGAACCGCACAGCGAGAGTGCGCTTGCCGGACACGCGGTCGTTGTCAATGTCTCGAAGGTTGTTGACTGTCAAAATGCCGACCGAGAACAAGCCGGGCGCGAATCCGGCTACGATGACGGCGAGGTTGATATCGATTGTCTGCACATAGTAGGTCCCGCCGACCGCTACCGGCCCGAAGAAAATCAGCACGAACAGCTCACCGAGCCCGTTGTAGCCGAGCGGGTACGGTCCGCCGGTGTAAAGCACGCCGAACAGCACCGAGAGCAGGCCGATCACCACGATCGGCACTCCTCCTCGCCATACGAGATAGACACCCACAAGTACAGCGAGAGCGAAGACGAGGATGGTTGCGCGTTTCATGGCCTCGGGGCTGACCAGCCCTGCCTGGGTGACTCGGACAGGGCCAAGCCGTTCGCCGGAGTCGGTCCCCTTCTTGTAGTCGAAGTAATCGTTGGCGAAATTAGTTCCGACCTGGATGAGCAACGCGCCGGTCATCGCCGCGAGCGCCGACGGCCAGTGCGCGCCTCCTCCCGTGTGGGCCATGGCGGTGCCGATAATAACCGGCGCCGCCGCCGCGGGCAGAGTTTTCGGACGCGCCGCCAGCAGCCAGGTGTGCCATGATGACCGGGCCATGAGCGATTCCTAGGGCTGTCGGGGGAATTTGGAGAAATCGGGTTTGCGCTTTTGTTTGAAAGCGTCGCGGCCTTCCTGCGCTTCCTCGCTCATGTAAAAGAGCATGGTGGCGTTGCCGGCCAGCTCCTGCAGGCCGGCCTGGCCGTCGCAGTCGGCATTCAGCGCCGCTTTGAGGCAGCGTATCGCCGTCGGCGAGTTGGCCAGGATTTCGCGGCACCACTGCACGGTTTCGTCCTCGAGCCGCGCCAGCGGGACGACCGCGTTAACCAGTCCCATCTCGAGCGCCTGCTGGGCGTTGTACTGGCGGCAGAGGAACCAAATCTCACGGGCCTTCTTCTGGCCGACAATGCGCGCCATGTAACTCGCCCCGTAGCCGCCGTCGAATGAGCCGACTCTCGGCCCGGTCTGGCCGAACACGGCGTTGTCGGCGGCGATAGTCAGGTCGCACATCAGGTGAAGCACGTGCCCGCCGCCGATGGCGTACCCGGCGACCATGGCGATTATCGGTTTGGGACAGGTGCGCATCTGCCTCTGAAAGTCGAGTACATTCAGGTGGTTGATGCCTTTTTCGTCGGTGTAGCCGGTGTCGCCGCGAATTTTCTGATCGCCGCCCGAACAAAACGCCTGGTCGCCCGCACCGGTGAGAATAACCACGCCGATACCCGGGTCCCTGCGGGCGTCGCTCAGCGCCGCGCACATCTCGAACACGGTTTTCGGCCGGAAGGCGTTGCGAACCTTCGGACGGTTTATCGTGATCTTCGCGATGCCTTCAGATTTGTGATATACGATATCGTCGAACTTACCTGCTTCGACCCATTTGATCGTCGTCATCTTGGCCTCGCCAGCTTCAGCGCAGAAATCCTTTGACTGCCTTACAGAACTCCTTCGGACGTTCGAAGTGGACATTGTGTCCGGCGCCCGGAATTATAGCGACCCGGCCTTTGGGACACAAGCTCGCCATCTGACGCGCCAGGGCGGAGTACTTGGCGTCTTGTCCTCCCGCGACAAACAGCACCGGGATTCGTATCGTCGGCAGCAACTCCCACAGCGAGGGCATCGTACCCAGTCCCATGTAC
This window contains:
- the menC gene encoding o-succinylbenzoate synthase → MRIAAVELFSYSLPLVRPLPGQPESNLTRKGLLIKLITDSGAHGWGEAAPLPGYSPEKFEDALRQLKVLRHGLTGAVIDENLTRLDGAFDAWLARYDLSPSVRFAFETAIVSTLAQETGKPPAYLLATHPAERLHLNGLITDDTPLLESADRFLRDGYRAVKMKVGRRSLDGDIARTMQLHRTLGNHMSIRLDANRAWSYDDALRLAGAVADCNVEYIEEPLAESGRLREFAERTRMSVALDESLLAITPARLSDHDYVGAIVLKPTLLGGFERAAAFARAARPIGIKVVISSCFESSLGIAALAQLAAAYGTHDSAMGLDTLGWFQQDLLTEPIDCLGGRIDLVNVSRAALTVNEDLLAECDDE
- a CDS encoding 1,4-dihydroxy-2-naphthoate polyprenyltransferase; the encoded protein is MARSSWHTWLLAARPKTLPAAAAPVIIGTAMAHTGGGAHWPSALAAMTGALLIQVGTNFANDYFDYKKGTDSGERLGPVRVTQAGLVSPEAMKRATILVFALAVLVGVYLVWRGGVPIVVIGLLSVLFGVLYTGGPYPLGYNGLGELFVLIFFGPVAVGGTYYVQTIDINLAVIVAGFAPGLFSVGILTVNNLRDIDNDRVSGKRTLAVRFGRRFALHEYYWSLFAACTVPLVLALLFHGPPLAILASLTVVPSVIAMGKVATVTGRDLNDCLAVTGRLLLVYSAVFSLGWIL
- the menB gene encoding 1,4-dihydroxy-2-naphthoyl-CoA synthase, translating into MTTIKWVEAGKFDDIVYHKSEGIAKITINRPKVRNAFRPKTVFEMCAALSDARRDPGIGVVILTGAGDQAFCSGGDQKIRGDTGYTDEKGINHLNVLDFQRQMRTCPKPIIAMVAGYAIGGGHVLHLMCDLTIAADNAVFGQTGPRVGSFDGGYGASYMARIVGQKKAREIWFLCRQYNAQQALEMGLVNAVVPLARLEDETVQWCREILANSPTAIRCLKAALNADCDGQAGLQELAGNATMLFYMSEEAQEGRDAFKQKRKPDFSKFPRQP